From a region of the Thermosulfurimonas sp. F29 genome:
- a CDS encoding 4Fe-4S dicluster domain-containing protein: MKKWVSIEDILTELSKKGKRLSRRTFLYYVQLGLLPKGRRKGQPSGGVRFFYPSSTLERLEKILELKERGLRLREIRELLLMEEEEKPSPEAEIFPEIDLLKRCTLCGICGGICPVYEEMDGSPWRVIQIYLEDPGGVDEINTPWICIGCYLCEERCPEGIPLVSFFEFLCRRESQRGKTRIYPQEEWSRLFWTLLMERGRSFDFGAVHAYQVRLRRDGGERKIHLRIPQAEGQKEIPPPSPVKNPRLFRKMLALSGGPSR, encoded by the coding sequence ATGAAGAAGTGGGTTTCTATTGAGGACATACTGACAGAGCTTTCTAAGAAGGGGAAACGCCTCTCCAGACGGACCTTTCTTTACTATGTGCAACTGGGACTCCTGCCCAAAGGCCGCCGGAAGGGACAACCCTCCGGAGGGGTGCGTTTCTTTTATCCATCTTCCACACTGGAGCGTCTGGAAAAGATACTGGAACTAAAGGAAAGAGGATTGCGTCTCCGGGAGATTCGAGAGTTGCTCCTGATGGAAGAGGAAGAAAAACCCTCCCCCGAGGCGGAAATCTTTCCCGAGATTGATCTCCTCAAACGATGTACTCTCTGCGGGATTTGTGGGGGTATTTGCCCGGTATATGAGGAAATGGACGGCTCTCCCTGGAGGGTTATCCAGATCTATCTGGAGGACCCAGGCGGTGTTGATGAAATTAACACTCCCTGGATCTGCATCGGCTGTTATCTATGTGAAGAACGCTGTCCCGAAGGAATCCCCCTGGTATCCTTCTTTGAATTTCTGTGCCGCAGGGAGAGCCAGAGGGGAAAGACCAGGATATATCCTCAGGAAGAATGGAGCCGTCTCTTCTGGACGCTCCTCATGGAAAGGGGGCGAAGCTTTGATTTTGGAGCGGTTCACGCGTATCAGGTGCGGCTCCGACGCGACGGTGGTGAGAGAAAAATTCACCTCCGGATCCCGCAGGCAGAGGGCCAGAAGGAGATCCCTCCCCCTTCCCCGGTCAAAAACCCCCGTCTTTTCCGGAAAATGCTGGCTCTTTCCGGAGGACCCTCCCGGTGA
- a CDS encoding DUF6657 family protein has product MGEIRSALEIALEKAEKIGKASREELRAQECREKGQRLAARFLNEADFDLAGEIARLSPEEKIPVLRGLVEVLVRNLVLPRDEYALKEVRRALSGLEVVFSAFPEVKNLTREIDRLLSQYLNHREALYQQLKQQFEAQLSEVEKTLSDQMGVKVKVDVEMQPQFQEEWRKLRDQLDPQYQRQLDYLKGIFEKALGT; this is encoded by the coding sequence ATGGGGGAGATTCGCAGTGCGCTGGAGATCGCTCTGGAAAAGGCCGAGAAAATAGGCAAGGCTTCGAGGGAGGAGCTCCGGGCCCAGGAGTGTAGGGAAAAGGGTCAGAGGCTTGCGGCCCGGTTTCTTAACGAGGCGGACTTTGATCTTGCCGGCGAGATCGCTCGGCTTTCCCCGGAGGAGAAGATCCCGGTCCTTCGGGGCCTGGTGGAGGTCCTGGTCCGCAACCTGGTGCTCCCCCGGGACGAGTATGCCCTTAAAGAGGTGCGCCGGGCCCTTTCCGGTCTTGAGGTGGTCTTTTCCGCCTTCCCGGAGGTCAAAAACCTCACCCGGGAGATCGATCGGCTCCTCAGTCAGTACCTCAATCACCGGGAGGCCCTCTATCAGCAGCTCAAACAGCAATTTGAGGCCCAGCTCTCCGAGGTGGAAAAGACCCTCAGTGATCAGATGGGCGTCAAGGTAAAGGTGGATGTGGAGATGCAACCCCAGTTTCAGGAGGAGTGGCGAAAGCTACGGGATCAGCTCGACCCTCAATATCAGCGTCAGCTTGATTACCTGAAGGGTATCTTCGAAAAGGCTCTGGGAACATGA